ACACTTGAATGCCTTCATCGTACAACCTGCGCATCATATGTATTCGAATAGGGGGCGAAAGCAGCTCGCCATTACGAACTCGCCATACCGCCGTCAGCGGATTGATTACAGCATTGATCAACAACTTGCGATACATACCGTTCTCGATTTCTTTCGACAAGCAAGCGTCAAATCCTGCTGCAAGCAGCCGATTTAGCACACATTGGTTAAAATTATTGTTCTTCGACTCCTCCCCTTCCTCCGAACAACCTATTTCAGTAACACCCGATCCTGCATGTATAATAGATGCGACTCCCTGCCTCTTGGCTCCTTCAGTCGTCACAGCAGGGTATACCACAGCTTTAGGCCAAGCCTTTCTAATGCGTTCTATATGACCGATTCCATTCTGCAAGCAAACGATTCCTATATCTCTGTCCATTTGAGCTGCAGGCTGGATCTGTTCTAATACTTCCTCAATCGCCCCCTGTTTGGTCATAAGCATTATCCATCGTGCCGGAGCCTGTGAATTTAACCGTTGCCAATCCGCCAATGGCGCTACCTTCAATTTATCTCCAGACATATGTACTGCCACCTGCCCCTCCTTATCAAACACAGTGATTCCTTCATGAGTAATGACGCGTGCCTGCTCAAGTGTACGTGTCCACAGCCTTACTTTTGTACCCGAGGCAGATAACCTCCCGGCAAACAACAATCCCAGCGAACCCGCTCCAATAATATCAATCACCTTTGTATCGTCTCGCTTCCATCTTTTTTTCTACTATATCATATGCACTCTAAAGAAATACAAAAAACGCCAACTACGGCAAAGCGCTAGTTGACGTTTTATTTCAGAATTGCAGAAGTAATCTTGTTACTCAATGCGCTCCAGATTCCCATTGGCATCCATTTTGAATCTGGATTTAAGCTCTTCCTCATCTTCAGTAATTAGAGCCAAGCGCCGAGCCCGGTCCATAATCTGAATCAGAGCTTTATAATCATCATTCACAACACGATAGTCGGTTTGCACCTCATTCACTTCTTTGGACAGCCGGTCATTAATGGAGCGAAGCTGACTCAATTCTTCTTCCTTTTCCCGTAAATCTTTCTCCAGCATCTTAATCTGCCGATTCGTTTCCTGGACGGATCCCTTCCATTGACGCAAGAAACGAATTACTGCATCAATAGATAATGTATCCTCACTCGTACCATCCGTTCTGTACCCACCTTCGACTGTATCAAGCGAGGCAAAAGCCGCAACCTGTGATACACCTACCGGGTTCTGCTTGCGGATATAACTGCGCTTCTGGCGCTGTGCTTTGGCAATGCTAATTGCTTCATCGTAACGTTTGCGCACGCAACTGTTCCAACGAAAGCCGCATGCTGCAGAGGTTCTTCCTATCTTTTGTCCAACCTCCTCAAACGCAGCAAGCTGCGTTCCACCTTCACGGATATGCCGCAATGTCACCTCCGCCAATATCAAGTCATCTTCCACACTCCATGCATCTTGTCTTATTGCAGTCATGCCTCTAGCCCTCCTAACAACATCCTGAAATAACCGTCTTCATGAACCGATCCTGCCGGTATTTGAATAGGGTATAAAAGCTGTTTATTCATTCCTATGCCTCTCGTAGAGTTCATAGAATCTATTTGATACTAAATTGTATTTCCATTTCTGCAAGAACTCATACGTGAACGTAAACAGTTTCGGGTTTCAAGCATGCTCAGACTGCTGTACAATAAAATGAATGGTTAAAGAAACAGAAAGGATCATATACATTACCATGAGTTTTTTTCGGGAATACATAAAAGGGGAAACCAAATGAACAAACGAATAAAAATCACAATCAGCACCCTGCTGAGCACCATTATGTTGCTAACTTTCATATATGTACGTCCTACTCTAGCCGCTCCCTCCCAAGAAGAAAGTCAGATTTTACAAGATAGTCTGTCGATTGTAGAGATAGACCATGAAATTGAGCGAATCAGTCAGGAGCAACAGACTCTTTTGCAGCGCCAGCAGGAACTGCGAAGTAACCTCACCGTTCAGCAAGAGCAAATGACCATACAACGGAAGCGTGCAGGCTCTGTGCTGCGATCTTATTATATGGGGGAAAGGGACAAGCTGT
The Paenibacillus peoriae DNA segment above includes these coding regions:
- a CDS encoding RsfA family transcriptional regulator; protein product: MTAIRQDAWSVEDDLILAEVTLRHIREGGTQLAAFEEVGQKIGRTSAACGFRWNSCVRKRYDEAISIAKAQRQKRSYIRKQNPVGVSQVAAFASLDTVEGGYRTDGTSEDTLSIDAVIRFLRQWKGSVQETNRQIKMLEKDLREKEEELSQLRSINDRLSKEVNEVQTDYRVVNDDYKALIQIMDRARRLALITEDEEELKSRFKMDANGNLERIE
- a CDS encoding ketopantoate reductase family protein encodes the protein MIDIIGAGSLGLLFAGRLSASGTKVRLWTRTLEQARVITHEGITVFDKEGQVAVHMSGDKLKVAPLADWQRLNSQAPARWIMLMTKQGAIEEVLEQIQPAAQMDRDIGIVCLQNGIGHIERIRKAWPKAVVYPAVTTEGAKRQGVASIIHAGSGVTEIGCSEEGEESKNNNFNQCVLNRLLAAGFDACLSKEIENGMYRKLLINAVINPLTAVWRVRNGELLSPPIRIHMMRRLYDEGIQVYEAHGIHWENAWWEQIINVCRSTAENHSSMLADVLAQSMTEVASINGQLVQMADQAGVTAPTHEVLWQLIEGMRLKEG